CGCACTCGCCCAACAGGCGAAGATCGTCTAACACCTGCTGCGCCTCTTCTTCATCAATCACGTTGAGCGCAAAGCCCGCATGAACGATCACGTAATCATTCAATTCGGCGTCGGGCGTATAGGCAAGCGAAATTTCTTTCACCGCGCCGCTAAAATCGACTTCGCCGCTGCGGTAGATGGGGTCGTCGTTGGTGATACGAATTATTTTGCCTGGAACACCTAAACACATGGTCTAACTCCTTCGAAGCGCAATCGCCAGCTGCCCATAAGACAAGCCGCCGTCATTGGGCGGCAATTGCAGATGGCGATACGCGGTGAACCCTTCTTGTTGCAGGCGCTTTAACGCCCGTTCGGTCAGGTAGGCGTTTTGAAAACATCCGCCCGTCAACGCGACGCGCTCAACGCCGGCCCGCTGCGCAACCGCAAGCGCCATTTCTATTATTGTATTATGAAAGCGCGCGGCGGTTTCGGCTACCGTCATGCCGTCTCTCAGCGACGAAATCGCCTCCTCAATCAACGGCCCCCAATCAACTCGATACGCAGGCGCTGCTTCCCTGCCCTGCATCACCGCCCCGTCCGGCGCCAGCCAGGCGCTTGGTTCTGTATTTTGAATTTCAAACGAAAACGCGGCGTCTGACTGATAATCGCCCATCGCCCATTCCAGTTCCATCGCGCCCTGGCCTTCGAATGAAACCGATTGCCGCAATCCCAGCAGAGAAGAAAACGCATCAAACAA
Above is a window of Candidatus Hinthialibacter antarcticus DNA encoding:
- a CDS encoding HypC/HybG/HupF family hydrogenase formation chaperone: MCLGVPGKIIRITNDDPIYRSGEVDFSGAVKEISLAYTPDAELNDYVIVHAGFALNVIDEEEAQQVLDDLRLLGECAAQEDAP